Below is a genomic region from Cognatiyoonia koreensis.
CAGGTTCATTCAAGAAGCGCGCATCTGCCTGACGCGCGATCTGGAACTTCGAGACTGTGGCGCGGATGTTGTGCGCGACTGTACGCTGGAAGATGCACGGCTGGACCCGATCCGCTAGCACGAAGCGCTTTTTGCGCTGCAAGTCTTACAACGCGAGGTCCGCCAATAAGCTATCGAAGGGATAGTCCGCCTTGGCTGCGCGCCGTTTGACTTTTCCCTGTTCAAGAACGACGAGCCGATCCGAAATCCGGTAAGCGAAATCGGCGTTCTGTTCGACCAAGACAATAGCCATATCTCCCTGATCGCGCAGAGTTTCCAAGGCTTCACCGATCTGCTGGATGACGTTGGGCTGAATGCCTTCGGTCGGTTCATCCAAAAGCAGAACCTTAGGTCGGGTGATCAGTGCCCGCGCGATGGCAAGCTGTTGTTGCTGCCCCCCTGAAAGGTCGCCGCCGCGCCTGGTTTGCATTTCGCGAAGCACTGGAAAAAGCTCGAACACGAAAGTTGGGATGTCGTGATCTGATTTCGGCAGGCAGGCAAAACCGGTTTCAAGATTCTCGCGCACTGTCATCATCGGAAATATCTCGCGCCCTTGCGGCACATAGGCAATTCCCGCGCGCGCGGCGTTGTAGGCAGACGACAGATGGATCACCTTATCCTGTATTTTGACTTGACCACCCGTAATCGGGTGACGACCCGAAACCGCCTTCAAAAGGCTGGTTTTTCCGACACCGTTATTGCCCATCAGTGCGGTGATCTGGGCAATTTCCGCATCAATCGAGATGTCGAACAGAATCTGGCTTTGCCCATACTTCAAATCGATATTGCTGACCTCAAGCATGGGCGCGCCCCAGGTAAACGTCGATGACTGTCTGATTGGACGTCACATGGTCGAGGCTGCCTTCCGCAAGCACCGAACCTTCGTGCAGCACCGTGACCTTACAATCGAGCCGGCGCACAAATTCCATGTCATGTTCGACAACCACGACCGCCCTTGTCCGCGCTGCTTCCCTAAGGATGGTCGTCGTTTTCTCGCGTTCTTCGGGTGTCATCCCTGCCGCCGGTTCATCAACCAGCATCAGGCGTGGTTCCTGCGCAAGGAGCATGCCAATCTCAAGCCACTGCTTCTGGCCATGGCTTAATTCACCCGCAACACGCGTCAGACTGTCGGTCAGGCCGATCTGTTCAGCGACCGCTTCGATCCGCTCTGCATTGCGGCGTGTCTTTCGGTGCATCAAAACTGCAAACGGTCCGCGCGGCGTATTCAGTGCCATTGCGAGGTTTTGCCGAACAGTCTGAGCTTCGAAAACGGTAGGTTTTTGAAACTTGCGCCCGATCCCTTCTTTCGCGATCTGGCTTTCAGACATACCAAGCAGAGAGATGTTCCTGTCGCCCCAGATGACCTGCCCAGTATCCGGTTTGGTTTTTCCCGTCACGATATCCATGAAGGTGGTCTTGCCAGCACCATTTGGTCCAATGATGGCCCGCAACTCTGTCTTGGCGAAATTGATCGACAGGTTGTTGATTGCGCGAAATCCGTCAAAGCTGACTGACACGCCTGAAACTTCCAGCAACATACTCATGATTGTTTTCTCACAAACATGTCGAAAAGCCCTCCGATTCCCTTGGGAAACAGCAGCGTTACAGCGACAAAGGACAGCCCCAGAAGCACAAGCCACCAGTCTGTCCACTGAACGACATAGAAACCAAGGTTCACATCCGGTGCCCCGCCACCTGTGAACCAGCTTGACAGAAGCGAAACGAACGCCGCGCCGATCACCGCACCATAAAGGCGACCTCGGCCGCCGATTGCGACCCAAACCGCCAGATAGATCGACGCAATCGGAGCGATCTCACCCGGATTCACGATACCCGCTTGTGGATAATAAAGCGCACCGGCGATACCCGCGATCACGGCAGTCGTCGTGAAGACGAACAGCTTATAGCTTTCGACATGATAGCCAAGAAACCGGACCCGCGCCTCGTTGTCCCTGATGCCCCGCACAACGCTGCCCATCTTCCCGGATACAATCCACGCAAAGAAAAAATACCCCAAACCCAGGGCCGTCGCCGACGTCAGGAAGAAAATAATGGAGATAGTCGCTTGCGGCACTTGTTCGTAGCCGGGGATATTCTGTAGCCCCGACAGGCCGTTGTTGCCGCGCAATCCGCTATCGTTCTGAAACAGGTAAAGTGAGAGAGCGAGCGTCATCGCCTGTGTCAAGATCGACAGATAGACGCCTGTGACCCGGCTGCGAAATGCCAGCCAACCGAACACCAAGGCAAGCAGACCGGGAACAAGCATGACCATCAGAAGTTGAAGCGCCAAACTATCCGCAAAGGCCCAGATCAGGGGGAATTCCGAACTGCCAACGACCCCGAATATCTGATTCCCGATTGCATCGCTGATTTCTTGTGCTGTCGCGGGAAGCGGCTGGTTGGCAAGGCTTTCCAGCACGATCCCTTCGGTGCGCGCATACATCAGCCACATGCCAATGGCATAGCCGCCAATCCCGAAGAAAGCGAAATGGCCGAGGGACAGGATCCCGCAATAGCCCCAGACAACGTCCATCGCGATGGCGATCAGGCATAGGCACAAGGTTTTGCCCAGCGTCTTTACGAAAGACGTCGAAATCCAGCCAATTCCCGTGACTTCTGACAACAGTGTCACGGTCAATGTAAAAAGGGCCAGCAAGGCAATGAACCACATCACGGACGGGTTTTGCGCAAGGAACGATCTTTGCATGGTCTAATCCGCCGCCGCGCGGCCCTTGAGGGCAACAATACCCTTTGGGCGGAACTGTATAAAAAGGATGATGAACAGGATCATGTAGGTCTGTGCCGCGAGCGTGTTTGACGGGTTCAGCCATTCGATCCCCTTCTGAAGGAACCCGATCAAAGATGCGCCCGCCAGCGTGCCCCAAACATTTCCGACACCTCCCACGACCACCGTCATGAAGCTTTGAACGATATAGTCCGCTCCCATTTCAGAGGTCACTTTCGCATAAAGCCCGATGGCAACACCCGCAATTCCGGCAATCCCCGATCCGAGCCCGAACGTCAGCATGTTGATCCGGTCCGGATTAATCCCCATTGACGCCGCCATGCCGGGATTCTGCGTCACCGCCCGCACTTCGAGCCCCAACCGCGTGCGCTTCAAGACAAACAGGATCAAAGCCAGAAACATCAGAGCAAGGACAAAGATCGCAATACGGATGTAGCTGATCGCAATCACGTCATTGATAACAAGTGCACCGTCGAGCCACTCTGGCGATGTGAGCGGCCGCGCCTGTGTGCCGAAGATATTCTTGGCGAGCTGCTGGAGTGCGATCGAAATCCCGAAAGTTGCAAGAAGAGTTTCCAAAGGTCGATGATACAAAAACCGGATGACCGACCGTTCCATTGCAACCCCTGCGCCGAACGTAATGGCGAAGGCGAGCGGCAGCGCAACGATTATCGACAGGGTGTAATCAGGCACGAACTGCTGAACCACAAACCCCGTGTACGCACCCATCATGATGAATTCGCCATGCGCCATGTTGATGACGCCCATCACACCAAAGGTGATCGCAAGACCGATCGCCGCCAAAAAATAGATCGACGCGAGCGACAGCGCGTCTAGTCCAAGATCAACCCCTTGGTTGATTGCGACATCAGTTTCGATAGACGAGAGTGCAAGGCGCGCCGCATTGGTAACAGCAGAATCCTGATCTTCGTATTCAAGGTAGAACGTATGTGAGGCAACGATCGCGGCTTGCGCGCTATCGCTGACCCTTGGTTCTGCCTTGTTGTCTGCCACCAGCGCGTCATAGGCCGCAAACCTTGCATCTTCGGTGTCAAGGCTAACGACCGGGAATCCGCCAACCATCCCATCTGCAATATTGGCGATGAGCGTATCGCGCACCTGCGACGATGAAATCAGTGGCGGCGCGAGTTCGGCAGCGACAAGCTGTGAATAAGCGTCTGATGCCGATATGTCTTCTCCGACTACCAGCACTCGCGCGACATTTGCATCTTGAGGAACCGATACGGCGACCTTCGGCGTTGTCGCAAGGATCGTGTTTAAAACGGCACGAACATCAACGGACAAGTCATCAGACAGCAAGTCGATCGCGGCGATACGATCATGCGTCGTGTCGCCAAACATCGCACCAAGCATCCCGGCAAGACGGGTCTTCGTTGCCTTCAGGACAGGATCCGGTTCATCTTCTATCGACTGTCTTAATGGGGCCAGCTGGCTCGCATCCATGCTGCGCGCGATGGCATCGACAGCTGCTTGCCTGCGGGTGATATCCGTGTCGGACAACTGAAATTGAACCAGAGTATCGCCGATCACGCGGCGCACACCCCCGTTGGGTCGGGATTCGTTTAGTTCAGCCGCAATCACGACATCAATCGCCTCACCTGTATCCAAGTCAAATAGCGTAATTCCGCCCTGCGTTTCATCTGCGCGATAGAACAGCATGTCGCTGTTGCGCTGGACAATTTTGCGGTCGCGCCATGCTTCCAGAAACGGCACGGCTTGTGGCAGCGCGCTGGCGACAAGGTCGTCGATTACCGCACTGACCGACCGGCGACCCGGTTTAAGCACTTCGTCTTGGTGAGTTTGAAGGATGTCCTGCAACGTCTGCGCCTGCAGAACTTGCGGAACCATAAGCCACAGCGAAATGGCCAGCAAAACCAGTCTGATCATGGGAATTGGTGCCGATCTGTCAGCAAAACTGGCGCGGACCACAGTCTAAATGCGATCCGCGCCGTGTTTGTCTTAGTAGTTAGACGTCAACTGAACGCAGGTTTCGGTTTCCGTGTTATACATGCCGCACTCCAGCGCCTGCCAATCAGAGGTGAGAACTGCCGACTCTGGCAGATAATCTGTCCACGCGTCGCCCGGGACTTCGCTGGTCTGGCTGATGATGTCGAACTGGCCGTCCGCCGTGATCTCACCGATCAACACTGGCTTGGCAAGGTGATGGTTCGGCAACATGACGGCTGTGCCACCTGTCAAATTGGGGAACTCTTGCCCGTACATGGCTGCACGCACCGCATCCACATCTGTCGTTCCGGCGTCAGTCACCGCGTTCACCCACATGTTGAAACCGATGTAATGCGCTTCCATCGGATCATTGGTAACGCGATCGTCACCCATCTTGGCCTGCCATTTGGCAACCCAAGCTTCATTTGCTTCTGATTCAGCGGACTGGAAGTAGTTCCAAGCTGCAAGATGGCCGACAAGATCGGACGTATCGAGACCTGACAGTTCTTCCTCTCCGACAGAGAATGCGACGACCGGGATATCATCGGCCGAGATACCTGCAGCGGCAAGTTCTTTGTAAAAGCCGATGTTGGCGTCACCGTTGATTGTGGAAATCACGCCGACTTGCTTGCCGTCCGCACCAAGCGCAACGACGTCCGCGACAATGGTTGCCCAGTCGGAATGGCCAAATGGCGTGTAATTAACGAAGATATCCTCTTCAGGAATGCCGTTGGCCTGAAGATAGCTTTGCAAGATGTTGTTCGTGGTGCGGGGATAAACATAGTCTGTCCCGAGAAGCGCGAATTTTTCAACGCCAAGTTCCTCGAGGAAATAATCAGTGGCTGGAATCGCCTGCTGGTTTGGCGCGGCACCGGTATAGAACACGTTACGGGAGCTTTCCTCGCCTTCGTACTGGACGGGATAAAACAGCAGGCCATTCAGTTCTTCGATCACGGGAAGAACGGATTTACGGCTGACCGACGTCCAGTTGCCAAAGATGACATCGACGTCATGAACAGTCAGAAGCTCGCGCGCCTTTTCAGCAAATAGCGGCCAGTCAGAAGCGGGATCGACGACTACTGTTTCGATCTGACAGCCGAGCAATCCGCCTGCCGCGTTCTGTTCTTCGACCAGCAGCAACATGGTGTCTTTCAGTGTCGTTTCTGAAATCGCCATTGTGCCGGAAAGGGAATGCAGGACCCCTACTTTGATCGGGTCGGCGCATTCTGCGGCGGCCATTGCTGAACTGCCCAACAAGGCGGTCAATGCGAATGCGGATGTTTTCAATGTCATAGGTCTAGGCCCCTGTTGTCGCTGCGGATCGCGAAAGCAGCGCATACGCCCCTTTTCAACGGAAAGCCGACCACTTAGGTAGGACCCGCAACAGTGATGTTGTAGTCGCGTGAAGGGAAAATCTGCCAGGATTGGCCTTCGCGCGACGTCTCTGACTCTTTCGAGCATCGGTAATTGATGACCCGAACGTGAAATTGGCCAGAGTTTTCATAAAATGAGATCGCGCCCCGCCCGATCCGCTTAATTTAGGTGCGCAATCACGCGGGCTGCCTATTAATTGGTCACCACCTAGACTGATATCTGCGGGTCATGGGGCCGATACGCGGTCTGCAAGCGCAGTCAGGTGCCGTCCGCGTATTCCGCAGGGCCCTTGATCTCGAGCTTATTTCCGAATGGATCGCGGATGTAGTAAGAGCGGCCCTCGCCGCGCGCTCCGCCGTGAAATGCGTCCCGTTCGACGCTCACACCATGTTTTTCGAGATGTGCATACATCTCCTCTGGATCAATCGGTGAGCAGGCGATGCAAACGTGATCAACATTCGCGCCACCCCGCTTTTCAGCGTTATCGGCACCGGGGTGGGTCACGTCCCAAAGCACAATCAGTGCCGCCCCGGCCCACACCTGTTCCATTCCCAACGCAGGAAACGAATATCCGTGGGCACAACCAAGGACGTTACAATAGAACGCGAGCGCCCTTTCCATGTCATCGACAAGAAACACGAC
It encodes:
- the urtD gene encoding urea ABC transporter ATP-binding protein UrtD, which codes for MSMLLEVSGVSVSFDGFRAINNLSINFAKTELRAIIGPNGAGKTTFMDIVTGKTKPDTGQVIWGDRNISLLGMSESQIAKEGIGRKFQKPTVFEAQTVRQNLAMALNTPRGPFAVLMHRKTRRNAERIEAVAEQIGLTDSLTRVAGELSHGQKQWLEIGMLLAQEPRLMLVDEPAAGMTPEEREKTTTILREAARTRAVVVVEHDMEFVRRLDCKVTVLHEGSVLAEGSLDHVTSNQTVIDVYLGRAHA
- a CDS encoding VOC family protein; this translates as MPHRKVPFHPVGIDHVVFLVDDMERALAFYCNVLGCAHGYSFPALGMEQVWAGAALIVLWDVTHPGADNAEKRGGANVDHVCIACSPIDPEEMYAHLEKHGVSVERDAFHGGARGEGRSYYIRDPFGNKLEIKGPAEYADGT
- the urtA gene encoding urea ABC transporter substrate-binding protein, which gives rise to MTLKTSAFALTALLGSSAMAAAECADPIKVGVLHSLSGTMAISETTLKDTMLLLVEEQNAAGGLLGCQIETVVVDPASDWPLFAEKARELLTVHDVDVIFGNWTSVSRKSVLPVIEELNGLLFYPVQYEGEESSRNVFYTGAAPNQQAIPATDYFLEELGVEKFALLGTDYVYPRTTNNILQSYLQANGIPEEDIFVNYTPFGHSDWATIVADVVALGADGKQVGVISTINGDANIGFYKELAAAGISADDIPVVAFSVGEEELSGLDTSDLVGHLAAWNYFQSAESEANEAWVAKWQAKMGDDRVTNDPMEAHYIGFNMWVNAVTDAGTTDVDAVRAAMYGQEFPNLTGGTAVMLPNHHLAKPVLIGEITADGQFDIISQTSEVPGDAWTDYLPESAVLTSDWQALECGMYNTETETCVQLTSNY
- a CDS encoding ABC transporter permease subunit; this translates as MQRSFLAQNPSVMWFIALLALFTLTVTLLSEVTGIGWISTSFVKTLGKTLCLCLIAIAMDVVWGYCGILSLGHFAFFGIGGYAIGMWLMYARTEGIVLESLANQPLPATAQEISDAIGNQIFGVVGSSEFPLIWAFADSLALQLLMVMLVPGLLALVFGWLAFRSRVTGVYLSILTQAMTLALSLYLFQNDSGLRGNNGLSGLQNIPGYEQVPQATISIIFFLTSATALGLGYFFFAWIVSGKMGSVVRGIRDNEARVRFLGYHVESYKLFVFTTTAVIAGIAGALYYPQAGIVNPGEIAPIASIYLAVWVAIGGRGRLYGAVIGAAFVSLLSSWFTGGGAPDVNLGFYVVQWTDWWLVLLGLSFVAVTLLFPKGIGGLFDMFVRKQS
- the urtB gene encoding urea ABC transporter permease subunit UrtB, yielding MIRLVLLAISLWLMVPQVLQAQTLQDILQTHQDEVLKPGRRSVSAVIDDLVASALPQAVPFLEAWRDRKIVQRNSDMLFYRADETQGGITLFDLDTGEAIDVVIAAELNESRPNGGVRRVIGDTLVQFQLSDTDITRRQAAVDAIARSMDASQLAPLRQSIEDEPDPVLKATKTRLAGMLGAMFGDTTHDRIAAIDLLSDDLSVDVRAVLNTILATTPKVAVSVPQDANVARVLVVGEDISASDAYSQLVAAELAPPLISSSQVRDTLIANIADGMVGGFPVVSLDTEDARFAAYDALVADNKAEPRVSDSAQAAIVASHTFYLEYEDQDSAVTNAARLALSSIETDVAINQGVDLGLDALSLASIYFLAAIGLAITFGVMGVINMAHGEFIMMGAYTGFVVQQFVPDYTLSIIVALPLAFAITFGAGVAMERSVIRFLYHRPLETLLATFGISIALQQLAKNIFGTQARPLTSPEWLDGALVINDVIAISYIRIAIFVLALMFLALILFVLKRTRLGLEVRAVTQNPGMAASMGINPDRINMLTFGLGSGIAGIAGVAIGLYAKVTSEMGADYIVQSFMTVVVGGVGNVWGTLAGASLIGFLQKGIEWLNPSNTLAAQTYMILFIILFIQFRPKGIVALKGRAAAD
- the urtE gene encoding urea ABC transporter ATP-binding subunit UrtE, with translation MLEVSNIDLKYGQSQILFDISIDAEIAQITALMGNNGVGKTSLLKAVSGRHPITGGQVKIQDKVIHLSSAYNAARAGIAYVPQGREIFPMMTVRENLETGFACLPKSDHDIPTFVFELFPVLREMQTRRGGDLSGGQQQQLAIARALITRPKVLLLDEPTEGIQPNVIQQIGEALETLRDQGDMAIVLVEQNADFAYRISDRLVVLEQGKVKRRAAKADYPFDSLLADLAL